In one window of Streptomyces roseofulvus DNA:
- a CDS encoding DUF397 domain-containing protein, whose product MNSTESLAWFKSSYSGGDGGQCVEVAAGAGAVHVRDSKDVARPALRVSRDAWAGFLGLTSAE is encoded by the coding sequence ATGAACAGCACGGAATCTCTCGCCTGGTTCAAGAGCAGCTACAGCGGTGGCGACGGCGGCCAGTGCGTCGAGGTCGCCGCAGGTGCGGGCGCCGTGCACGTCCGTGACTCCAAGGACGTGGCCCGGCCGGCCCTGCGCGTCTCGCGCGACGCGTGGGCCGGGTTCCTCGGGCTCACCTCGGCGGAGTAG
- a CDS encoding ABC transporter ATP-binding protein yields MTTAVTTPRHGGTGGLTAVAARARQVVKAYGSGETRVLALDHVDVDIARGRFTAIMGPSGSGKSTLMHCLAGLDTVTGGQIFLDETEITGLKDKKLTQLRRDRIGFIFQAFNLLPTLSALENITLPMDIAGRRPDREWLDRVVDTVGLAGRLKHRPTELSGGQQQRVAVARALAAKPEIIFGDEPTGNLDSRAGAEVLGFLRQSVDELGQTIVMVTHDPVAASYADRVLYLADGRIVDEMERPTADAVLDRMKDFDARGRTS; encoded by the coding sequence GTGACCACGGCTGTGACCACCCCCAGGCACGGGGGAACCGGAGGACTTACGGCCGTCGCCGCGCGGGCGCGACAGGTCGTCAAGGCGTACGGTTCCGGGGAGACCCGGGTCCTCGCGCTGGACCACGTCGACGTGGATATCGCCCGCGGCCGGTTCACCGCGATCATGGGGCCCTCGGGGTCCGGCAAGTCGACCCTGATGCACTGCCTCGCCGGGCTCGACACCGTCACCGGCGGGCAGATCTTCCTCGACGAGACCGAGATCACCGGGCTCAAGGACAAGAAGCTCACCCAGCTGCGGCGGGACCGGATCGGCTTCATCTTCCAGGCGTTCAACCTGCTGCCGACGCTGAGCGCCCTGGAGAACATCACGCTGCCGATGGACATCGCCGGCCGCAGGCCGGACCGGGAGTGGCTGGACCGGGTCGTGGACACGGTCGGGCTCGCCGGCCGGCTGAAGCACCGGCCGACGGAGCTCTCCGGCGGCCAGCAGCAGCGCGTCGCCGTCGCGCGGGCGCTCGCCGCCAAGCCGGAGATCATCTTCGGGGACGAACCGACCGGAAACCTCGACTCCCGGGCCGGCGCCGAGGTCCTCGGCTTCCTGCGGCAGTCGGTGGACGAGCTGGGGCAGACGATCGTCATGGTCACCCACGACCCGGTCGCCGCCTCCTACGCGGACCGGGTGCTCTACCTGGCGGACGGGCGGATCGTGGACGAGATGGAGCGGCCGACCGCCGACGCCGTCCTCGACCGTATGAAGGACTTCGACGCGCGCGGGCGGACGTCGTGA
- a CDS encoding MFS transporter produces the protein MTDGRTAPRRTGREKPPADRRRGAVVAALMLCMALAALDGTIVATAVPQIVGDLGGLSVFSWLFSGYLLAVTVTLPVYGKLSDTFGRKPVLVAGTVLFLVGSLLCAAAWNMAALIAFRVVQGLGGGALQGTVQTIAADLYPLDERPRIQAKLSSVWATAAVAGPAAGGLLAGYADWRWIFLVNLPVGGLALWLILRHLREPARAPRTVPVRVDWPGALGVFATGVLLLTALVQGGVAWPWLSAPSLALLGGAALSAAVTVVVERRAAEPIIPGWVWRRRTIAAVNVALGALGLLMVAPTVFLPTYAQSVLGLGTVAAGFVLSAWTLSWPITAAFSNRVYTRIGFRLTAVLGISGALACLLAFPFLPYPGEAWQPALLMLVLGGCLGFFQLPLIVGVQSTVPYEERGTTTASVLFCRQVGQSLGAAAFGAVANGVLAARLGADTDLDSLAGSLHTTEAVRRAVDAAVDMVYLGAAGAAALALLALLVLAPRRFPVLKEGTGDLRP, from the coding sequence GTGACAGACGGGAGAACGGCCCCGAGACGGACCGGCCGGGAGAAGCCGCCCGCGGACCGCCGGCGCGGCGCCGTCGTCGCGGCGCTCATGCTCTGCATGGCGCTCGCCGCCCTCGACGGCACGATCGTCGCCACCGCCGTCCCGCAGATCGTCGGCGACCTCGGCGGGCTCTCCGTCTTCTCCTGGCTCTTCTCCGGCTACCTCCTCGCCGTCACCGTCACCCTCCCCGTCTACGGCAAGCTCAGCGACACCTTCGGCCGCAAGCCCGTCCTCGTCGCCGGCACGGTCCTCTTCCTCGTCGGCTCGCTGCTCTGCGCCGCCGCCTGGAACATGGCCGCCCTGATCGCCTTCCGCGTCGTCCAGGGCCTCGGCGGCGGCGCCCTCCAGGGCACCGTCCAGACCATCGCCGCCGACCTGTACCCGCTCGACGAACGCCCCAGGATCCAGGCGAAGCTCTCCTCGGTCTGGGCCACCGCCGCCGTCGCGGGCCCCGCGGCCGGCGGCCTCCTCGCCGGGTACGCGGACTGGCGCTGGATCTTCCTCGTCAACCTGCCGGTCGGCGGGCTCGCCCTCTGGCTGATCCTCCGCCACCTCAGGGAACCCGCAAGGGCCCCCCGCACCGTCCCGGTCCGCGTCGACTGGCCGGGCGCGCTCGGCGTCTTCGCGACCGGCGTGCTGCTGCTGACCGCCCTGGTGCAGGGCGGCGTCGCCTGGCCCTGGCTGTCGGCGCCGTCCCTGGCGCTGCTGGGCGGCGCGGCGCTCTCCGCCGCCGTCACGGTGGTCGTCGAGCGCAGGGCGGCGGAGCCGATCATCCCCGGCTGGGTGTGGCGGCGCCGCACGATCGCCGCCGTCAACGTGGCGCTCGGCGCGCTCGGCCTGCTGATGGTCGCCCCGACCGTCTTCCTGCCGACCTACGCGCAGTCGGTGCTCGGCCTCGGCACCGTCGCCGCGGGCTTCGTCCTCTCCGCGTGGACGCTGAGCTGGCCGATCACGGCCGCCTTCTCCAACCGCGTCTACACCCGCATCGGCTTCCGGCTGACCGCCGTCCTCGGCATCTCGGGCGCCCTGGCCTGCCTGCTCGCCTTCCCGTTCCTCCCCTACCCGGGCGAGGCGTGGCAGCCGGCCCTCCTGATGCTGGTGCTCGGCGGCTGCCTCGGCTTCTTCCAGCTGCCGCTGATCGTCGGCGTGCAGTCCACCGTCCCGTACGAGGAGCGGGGCACCACCACCGCGTCCGTGCTGTTCTGCCGGCAGGTCGGCCAGAGCCTCGGCGCGGCGGCGTTCGGCGCGGTCGCGAACGGCGTCCTCGCCGCCCGCCTCGGCGCCGACACGGACCTCGACTCCCTGGCCGGCTCACTCCACACCACGGAGGCCGTCCGCCGGGCTGTCGACGCCGCCGTCGACATGGTCTACCTCGGCGCGGCGGGCGCGGCGGCCCTCGCCCTGCTGGCCCTCCTGGTCCTGGCGCCGCGCCGCTTCCCGGTCCTGAAGGAGGGCACGGGCGACCTCAGGCCGTGA
- a CDS encoding nitroreductase family protein, whose product MRPAPESPDSLHPLLAGRFSPSRFDPSAAVDDRTLGLLLEAARWAPSAGNSQPWGFFTARPGEPDHARLVPHLAPSSARWATDAGLLVVTLTRRYVGDPEIQYSEFADYDLGQAIAHMTVQAQAMGLSAHQFRAFDLDALTKELDPSPGWAIVSMVAVGKAAGEAPAGRLRRSVADLLAAPWTEAE is encoded by the coding sequence ATGCGACCCGCCCCGGAGAGCCCCGACTCGCTCCACCCCCTGCTGGCCGGCCGGTTCAGCCCTTCCCGCTTCGACCCGTCGGCCGCCGTCGACGACCGGACGCTGGGGCTGCTCCTGGAGGCCGCCCGCTGGGCGCCGTCCGCCGGCAACTCCCAGCCGTGGGGCTTCTTCACGGCCCGGCCCGGGGAGCCGGACCACGCGCGGCTCGTCCCCCACCTGGCGCCCAGCTCGGCGCGCTGGGCAACGGACGCGGGACTGCTGGTGGTCACGCTCACGCGCCGGTACGTCGGAGACCCGGAGATCCAGTACTCCGAGTTCGCCGACTACGACCTCGGCCAGGCCATCGCCCACATGACGGTGCAGGCGCAGGCGATGGGCCTCTCCGCCCACCAGTTCCGCGCCTTCGACCTGGACGCCCTCACCAAGGAACTGGACCCGTCCCCCGGCTGGGCGATCGTCTCGATGGTGGCCGTGGGAAAGGCGGCCGGGGAGGCGCCGGCCGGCCGCCTCCGCCGCAGCGTCGCCGACCTGCTGGCGGCGCCGTGGACGGAGGCGGAGTAG
- a CDS encoding ATP-binding protein — protein sequence MTSNIDSPTGNAQLTSLSPYLGSRAFAMRFTSTPRGARLARRLVAVRLDEWGVPYGTEAHDGVVLVAAELATNAVRHGRVPGRDFHLSLRVTEAPRPVARVEVSDTRAERVPHRPEEAELGDGGRGLLLVAGLAQRWGWHPRPGAPGKTVWAECALA from the coding sequence ATGACGAGCAACATCGACAGCCCCACCGGCAACGCCCAACTCACTTCCCTCTCCCCTTACTTGGGCTCCCGTGCCTTCGCCATGCGGTTCACGTCCACTCCCCGGGGCGCGCGGCTCGCGCGGCGACTGGTGGCCGTCCGGCTGGACGAGTGGGGCGTGCCATACGGGACCGAGGCGCACGACGGCGTCGTCCTGGTCGCGGCCGAGCTGGCGACGAACGCGGTGCGGCACGGGCGGGTGCCGGGGCGGGACTTCCACCTCTCGCTCCGCGTCACGGAGGCGCCCCGGCCGGTCGCGCGGGTCGAGGTGAGCGACACCCGTGCCGAGCGCGTACCCCACCGCCCGGAGGAAGCCGAACTCGGCGACGGCGGGCGCGGGTTGCTGCTCGTCGCCGGGCTCGCCCAGCGGTGGGGGTGGCATCCCCGGCCCGGCGCGCCGGGGAAGACGGTGTGGGCGGAGTGCGCGCTCGCCTGA
- a CDS encoding VOC family protein, which yields MEMRLTAVNLDCPDPLALAAFYAEATGLPLHERSGADFAGLVGEHGLVLGFQRSAGHRPPTWPDGEVPAQLHLDFEVDDVDAAVTALTALGATLPPAQPASGRWRVLLDPAGHPFCVSPRRPRRP from the coding sequence ATGGAGATGCGACTGACGGCCGTGAACCTGGACTGCCCCGACCCGCTCGCCCTCGCCGCGTTCTACGCGGAGGCGACCGGCCTGCCGCTGCACGAGCGCTCCGGGGCCGACTTCGCCGGGCTGGTCGGGGAGCACGGTCTGGTCCTCGGCTTCCAGCGGTCCGCCGGTCACCGCCCGCCGACCTGGCCGGACGGCGAGGTCCCGGCCCAGCTGCACCTCGACTTCGAGGTCGACGACGTCGACGCGGCGGTGACCGCCCTGACCGCCCTCGGGGCCACCCTCCCGCCGGCCCAGCCCGCCTCCGGCCGCTGGCGCGTCCTGCTGGACCCGGCGGGCCACCCGTTCTGCGTCTCGCCCCGGAGACCGCGCCGTCCCTGA
- a CDS encoding helix-turn-helix transcriptional regulator, protein MTEELATADKSAQGVVAAFGQSLKTLRVRAKMEREELGKRLGYSASSIASFEQGRRIPPPRAIDRSDDVLDAGGLLKVWKEQLERAQYPVFFQGMAQLEKQAIELLAYDTLVVNGLLQTEEYMRALVGNRRPPVDVEMIEQRVTARLARQDIFDRHPAPFLSFVMCESVLRRKVGGGGVLRGQLEHLLLIGQRRNVELQVMPLDCVDNAGLEGPFTVVTRKDGKRFVYAEVQGNSSLETDPEQAVLAAALYGIIRSQALSPRESLEFVEKLLGEL, encoded by the coding sequence ATGACGGAAGAACTGGCAACGGCCGACAAGTCCGCTCAAGGTGTGGTGGCGGCGTTCGGGCAGAGCCTGAAGACGTTGAGGGTGCGGGCGAAGATGGAGCGGGAGGAGCTGGGCAAGCGGCTGGGCTACTCGGCGTCGTCCATCGCGTCCTTCGAGCAAGGGAGAAGGATCCCGCCGCCGAGGGCGATCGACCGCTCGGACGACGTACTGGACGCGGGCGGGCTGCTGAAGGTCTGGAAGGAGCAGCTGGAGCGGGCGCAGTACCCGGTGTTCTTCCAAGGGATGGCGCAACTGGAGAAGCAGGCGATCGAGCTGCTGGCGTACGACACCCTGGTGGTTAACGGTCTGCTGCAGACCGAGGAGTACATGCGGGCGCTGGTGGGCAATCGCCGCCCGCCGGTCGACGTGGAGATGATCGAGCAGCGTGTGACCGCCCGCCTCGCCCGGCAGGACATCTTCGACCGGCACCCCGCGCCCTTCCTCAGCTTCGTCATGTGCGAATCGGTGCTTCGACGGAAGGTCGGTGGCGGAGGGGTGCTGCGCGGGCAGCTGGAGCACCTTCTCCTCATCGGACAGCGGAGGAACGTCGAACTCCAGGTCATGCCACTCGACTGCGTGGACAACGCGGGCCTGGAAGGGCCGTTCACCGTCGTCACCCGCAAGGACGGCAAGAGGTTCGTCTACGCCGAAGTCCAGGGCAACAGCTCCCTGGAGACCGACCCCGAGCAGGCCGTTCTCGCTGCGGCCCTCTATGGGATCATCCGGTCGCAGGCTCTCAGCCCGCGAGAGTCGCTGGAGTTTGTCGAGAAGTTGCTAGGAGAGCTATGA
- a CDS encoding nuclear transport factor 2 family protein → MDTEEMRRQLRALTDRAEITDLMGRYLRSLDAGVFDEAWADAFHTEDVTAEMPIGAVRGRDALLAHVRQAMALFDRTVHMGTDLVVEVDGDRATARGAQLSTHVLADGSGGLFVSAGHVDNHLVRTADGWRIAASALRVVWTRGTPPRLPDGFVPALTA, encoded by the coding sequence ATGGACACCGAAGAGATGCGGCGACAGCTGCGGGCCCTGACCGACCGTGCCGAGATCACCGACCTGATGGGCCGCTATCTGCGGTCCCTGGACGCGGGCGTCTTCGACGAGGCGTGGGCCGACGCGTTTCACACCGAGGACGTCACCGCCGAGATGCCCATCGGCGCGGTGCGCGGACGGGACGCCCTCCTGGCTCATGTCCGGCAGGCCATGGCGCTGTTCGACCGGACCGTGCACATGGGCACCGACCTCGTCGTCGAGGTCGACGGCGACCGGGCCACCGCGCGCGGCGCGCAGCTGAGCACGCACGTCCTGGCGGACGGGTCGGGCGGTCTGTTCGTCTCCGCCGGGCACGTCGACAACCACCTGGTCCGGACGGCCGACGGGTGGCGGATCGCCGCCTCGGCGCTGCGGGTGGTGTGGACCCGGGGCACCCCGCCCCGGCTGCCGGACGGCTTCGTCCCCGCCCTCACGGCCTGA
- a CDS encoding cellulose-binding protein, whose protein sequence is MSFAVGRGRGYRPEQVDRYLAALSGDRDEAWERAARLTVLAKEMEAELAALREVVAALKPQRYEELGEAAQQILRLAEQEDERLVRAAEAEAQALAEAADAAAREAREAADAYAEGVRAAAEAQARATLEAARERAEEFATIARRDAEGARTAAAEAYEETVHRAAELLDRQAEEHRTGRAEAERAAETAAAELDARHAAQVAEAEARLEEARRALARTEEEARHGQEDAEARAEEILAEARMRAERTERETDRVLREHDEAREEIHAHMEHIRTSLAALTGRVTAPASRDEERGEAPAEDERGEAAPEGAADAEGTEDAKDAEGTENAGPAANPAPEGKTTGS, encoded by the coding sequence TACCGCCCGGAGCAGGTCGACCGCTACCTCGCCGCGCTGTCGGGGGACCGCGACGAGGCGTGGGAGCGGGCCGCGCGGCTCACCGTCCTCGCCAAGGAGATGGAGGCGGAGCTGGCCGCGCTGCGGGAGGTCGTCGCGGCGCTGAAGCCCCAGCGGTACGAGGAGCTGGGCGAGGCCGCCCAGCAGATCCTGAGGCTCGCGGAGCAGGAGGACGAGCGGCTCGTCCGCGCCGCCGAGGCGGAGGCCCAGGCGCTCGCGGAGGCGGCGGACGCGGCGGCCCGCGAGGCCCGGGAGGCGGCCGACGCCTACGCGGAGGGGGTACGGGCCGCGGCCGAGGCGCAGGCCCGCGCGACCCTGGAGGCCGCCCGGGAGCGGGCCGAGGAGTTCGCCACCATCGCCCGCCGCGACGCCGAGGGCGCCAGGACGGCGGCGGCGGAGGCGTACGAGGAGACCGTGCACCGCGCGGCCGAACTCCTCGACCGGCAGGCCGAGGAGCACCGCACCGGCCGCGCCGAGGCGGAGCGCGCCGCCGAGACCGCCGCGGCGGAGCTGGACGCCCGGCACGCCGCCCAGGTCGCGGAGGCCGAGGCCCGCCTGGAGGAGGCCCGCCGCGCCCTCGCCCGCACCGAGGAGGAGGCACGGCACGGCCAGGAGGACGCCGAGGCGCGGGCGGAGGAGATCCTGGCGGAGGCCCGGATGAGGGCCGAGCGCACCGAGCGCGAGACGGACCGGGTGCTGCGCGAGCACGACGAGGCGCGCGAGGAGATCCACGCGCACATGGAGCACATCCGCACTTCGCTGGCGGCGCTGACGGGCCGGGTGACGGCGCCGGCATCCCGCGACGAGGAGCGGGGCGAGGCGCCGGCCGAGGACGAGCGCGGCGAGGCGGCTCCCGAGGGCGCGGCGGACGCGGAGGGCACGGAGGACGCGAAGGACGCGGAAGGCACGGAGAACGCCGGACCGGCGGCGAACCCCGCCCCGGAGGGCAAGACCACCGGCTCCTAG